A genomic window from Bdellovibrio sp. SKB1291214 includes:
- a CDS encoding tryptophan 2,3-dioxygenase family protein produces MKYPSVHYHDYLGIEKILDAQHPVSVTYGKPAHDELLFIIVHQAYELWFKQILFELDSVLATFQKPNVPEEEMGQATSRLERIVAIQRLIMGQIDVLETMTPLDFLDFRDMLYPASGFQSFQWRLIETKLGLRLGDRLAYNQAPFWKSLSESQQKEMLEVLDKPSLFDSLEKWLERTPFLQGENFNFWDSYKQAVNKMFAEDMATVKANKNIPEEDKKKTIEGLEKSLQSFDALFNEEEFNKLRAAGQFRLSYKAMHAALLIQLYRDQPILQTPFRIIRALLDIDENMTNWRYRHAMMAMRMLGNKIGTGGSSGHQYLAAATAKHKIFSDFFNLTTFFIPRSQVPALPKSISDRMSFHYT; encoded by the coding sequence ATGAAATACCCTTCAGTTCACTATCACGACTATCTAGGCATTGAAAAAATCTTGGATGCACAACATCCCGTCAGTGTAACTTACGGAAAACCTGCCCACGATGAATTGTTATTCATCATCGTTCACCAAGCTTACGAACTTTGGTTCAAACAAATCCTATTTGAACTGGATTCTGTTTTAGCAACCTTCCAAAAACCAAATGTCCCTGAAGAGGAAATGGGTCAAGCCACTTCCCGCTTAGAAAGAATCGTTGCGATTCAAAGACTAATCATGGGGCAGATCGATGTTTTGGAAACGATGACTCCTCTGGATTTTTTGGATTTCCGTGACATGCTTTATCCGGCCTCTGGATTTCAAAGCTTCCAGTGGCGTTTGATTGAAACGAAATTAGGTTTGCGCCTGGGTGACCGTCTGGCATACAACCAAGCTCCTTTCTGGAAATCTTTAAGCGAGAGCCAACAAAAAGAAATGCTGGAAGTTTTAGACAAGCCTTCTTTGTTTGATTCTTTAGAGAAATGGCTTGAACGCACTCCATTCCTTCAAGGTGAAAACTTCAACTTCTGGGATTCTTACAAACAAGCCGTTAATAAAATGTTCGCGGAAGATATGGCCACTGTTAAAGCCAATAAAAATATTCCTGAAGAAGATAAAAAGAAAACGATCGAAGGTTTGGAAAAGTCTTTGCAAAGCTTTGATGCCCTTTTTAACGAAGAAGAGTTCAATAAGCTGCGTGCGGCTGGGCAATTCCGTCTTTCTTATAAGGCAATGCATGCCGCTTTGTTGATTCAGCTTTACCGCGATCAACCGATCTTGCAGACACCATTTAGAATTATTCGTGCCCTATTGGATATTGACGAAAATATGACGAATTGGCGCTATCGCCACGCCATGATGGCCATGCGCATGCTTGGTAATAAAATTGGCACAGGTGGCTCCTCAGGACACCAATACCTGGCTGCTGCGACCGCTAAACACAAGATTTTCAGCGATTTCTTTAATTTGACGACATTTTTTATTCCAAGAAGTCAGGTTCCAGCCTTGCCAAAATCAATTTCGGACCGAATGTCTTTCCACTACACATAG
- a CDS encoding threonine aldolase family protein codes for MNRGFGSDNHAGTHPRILESLARANVDHAPSYGTDEWTEEAVRAFRKHFGESSQIFFVFNGTAANVTALRAITRPWQSVLCADVAHINLDECGAPEQMGGFKLQTVPSVDGKMSVEALEKQFIRRGDQHFSQAAVLSITQPTELGTVYSLDELRALIGWARDRKLYVHIDGARLANAAVSLQKDFSEITTDLGVDVVSFGGTKNGLMMGEAVIFTNKALAHDFKYVRKQSSQLPSKSRFIACQFIEYFKNDLWKDIARNSLERARELYEAVHDIPGVKVRTKPASNAVFATIPSAWVKPLREKFFFYVWDENTFECRWMTSWDTQSADIQNFALAIKELSR; via the coding sequence ATGAATCGCGGTTTTGGCAGCGACAATCATGCTGGCACTCACCCCAGGATTTTAGAATCATTGGCTCGCGCTAATGTGGATCATGCGCCTTCATATGGAACGGACGAGTGGACCGAAGAAGCTGTGCGCGCCTTTCGCAAGCACTTCGGTGAATCTTCACAAATTTTCTTTGTCTTTAATGGCACTGCTGCCAACGTCACAGCTTTGCGTGCGATCACTCGCCCTTGGCAAAGTGTGTTGTGCGCGGATGTGGCCCACATCAATCTGGACGAGTGCGGAGCCCCCGAGCAAATGGGCGGCTTTAAACTTCAAACCGTCCCTTCGGTTGATGGAAAGATGTCTGTCGAAGCCTTGGAAAAACAGTTCATCCGTCGCGGTGATCAGCATTTCTCGCAGGCGGCCGTTCTTAGCATCACCCAACCCACAGAGCTTGGAACAGTTTATTCGCTAGATGAGCTACGAGCATTAATTGGCTGGGCTCGCGACCGAAAGCTTTACGTGCATATCGATGGGGCTCGCTTAGCCAATGCTGCTGTTTCGTTGCAAAAAGATTTTTCAGAAATCACCACGGATTTGGGTGTAGATGTTGTTAGCTTCGGAGGAACTAAGAACGGCCTGATGATGGGCGAAGCCGTGATCTTTACGAATAAGGCATTGGCTCATGATTTTAAATATGTGCGTAAACAAAGCAGCCAACTTCCTTCAAAATCCCGCTTTATCGCCTGCCAGTTTATCGAATATTTTAAGAACGACCTCTGGAAAGACATCGCTCGAAATTCGTTGGAGCGCGCTCGGGAGCTATACGAAGCCGTGCACGACATTCCCGGCGTGAAAGTTCGTACTAAACCCGCAAGCAACGCGGTGTTTGCGACAATTCCCTCGGCATGGGTGAAACCCTTGCGCGAAAAGTTTTTCTTTTATGTCTGGGATGAAAATACTTTTGAGTGCCGCTGGATGACCTCCTGGGATACTCAAAGTGCTGACATTCAAAATTTTGCTTTAGCTATTAAGGAGCTTTCACGATGA
- a CDS encoding formimidoylglutamase has translation MSWLHPTDKHLLFTKNDKEDPRLGECVQLWPKDEPSLEGFDFNFAILGYPDDEGIALNGGRVGAQVAPPEIRTYLYKMTPHLASTQLPKILDLGNLSKEKPLEERHAKGRALVSDLVKRNKHWISFGGGHDYGYCDSAAFVENHKDGAVVINFDAHMDVRPTDKGFNSGTPFHRLLTEFSDHVDFAEVGIQNQCNSKTHIAWAKSKGAEIITLDQINENGLLNSLKKYLSGKENKKIFLSVDIDAFTSNEAPGCSQSWTTGLFTKDFLEALQWMIKNFDVRGMGIYEVSPPLDSDKRTSKLAALISHNFIFGLLNKG, from the coding sequence ATGAGTTGGCTACATCCCACAGACAAGCATCTTCTTTTCACAAAAAATGACAAAGAGGATCCTCGCCTGGGTGAATGCGTACAGCTATGGCCTAAGGACGAACCTTCCCTTGAAGGATTTGATTTTAATTTTGCGATCTTGGGATATCCTGATGACGAAGGCATCGCTTTAAACGGCGGCCGCGTTGGAGCGCAAGTCGCTCCCCCTGAAATTCGCACTTATCTTTACAAGATGACTCCCCACTTGGCTTCCACACAACTTCCCAAGATATTGGATCTTGGAAACTTGTCTAAAGAAAAACCCCTTGAAGAACGCCACGCAAAAGGTCGCGCCTTAGTTTCAGACCTTGTGAAAAGAAACAAGCACTGGATTTCTTTCGGTGGCGGTCACGACTATGGATACTGTGATTCCGCCGCTTTCGTCGAAAATCACAAGGACGGTGCCGTGGTGATCAACTTTGACGCCCATATGGACGTGCGTCCTACCGATAAAGGATTTAACTCTGGCACTCCTTTTCATCGTCTGTTAACCGAATTTTCTGATCACGTGGATTTTGCAGAGGTGGGAATTCAAAACCAATGCAACAGCAAAACTCACATCGCTTGGGCAAAATCCAAAGGGGCCGAGATCATCACTTTGGATCAAATCAATGAAAACGGTCTTTTGAATTCATTAAAGAAATACTTAAGCGGTAAAGAGAATAAAAAAATCTTTTTAAGCGTCGATATCGACGCCTTTACATCCAACGAAGCTCCGGGTTGCTCACAATCATGGACGACAGGATTATTCACCAAGGACTTCTTGGAAGCTCTTCAGTGGATGATTAAAAACTTTGATGTGCGCGGCATGGGAATCTATGAAGTTTCCCCGCCCTTAGACTCTGACAAACGCACGTCGAAACTGGCAGCCCTTATTTCGCACAATTTTATCTTTGGTCTTTTAAATAAAGGTTAA
- a CDS encoding helix-turn-helix domain-containing protein yields MATQESKLAAFLKECRLKSGLSQKEVSTVLGYETAQFVSNWERGVSSPPISILWKLAGLYKVSAQKLFDVVLEEELRLTAINLKARFKQAKSS; encoded by the coding sequence ATGGCTACACAAGAATCGAAATTGGCGGCTTTTCTAAAAGAGTGTCGTTTGAAATCTGGTTTGTCACAAAAAGAAGTTTCAACTGTTCTAGGATATGAGACAGCACAATTTGTTTCTAACTGGGAGCGTGGAGTTTCTTCTCCACCAATTTCTATTTTGTGGAAATTGGCGGGCTTGTATAAAGTTTCAGCGCAAAAATTATTTGATGTTGTGTTGGAAGAAGAGCTTCGTTTGACGGCGATCAATTTGAAAGCACGTTTCAAGCAAGCAAAAAGCAGCTAG
- a CDS encoding SlyX family protein produces MDERLTNLEIKVAHQDHVIEELHQVIYEQQKTIDKLETLLSGLTRRLQEALSDEGSEIRGNEKPPHY; encoded by the coding sequence GTGGATGAACGTTTAACGAATTTAGAAATCAAAGTTGCGCATCAAGATCACGTTATCGAAGAACTTCACCAAGTGATTTACGAACAACAAAAGACGATCGACAAATTGGAAACCCTGCTAAGCGGTCTGACAAGACGTCTGCAGGAAGCCTTAAGCGACGAGGGCTCGGAAATTCGCGGCAACGAAAAACCTCCGCACTATTAA
- a CDS encoding chloride channel protein, with product MPKSAIQYKLHKLIERLEYKESLRVVPFLIASFVAAVTSILYTKIFFATEELSLHILHNTHWSISLLVTLTTIFLSWYIPHRLAAHASGSGIPQMLIANELDPSSDSRLIRSLIGIRVILVKIFASIVCVLGGGAVGQEGPTLQIASGIFYRIGEKSTRWIEQASTRSFILAGGASGLAAAFNTPLGGIVYALEELSKDYFNNFKTYVLWSVMVTGLIVQTVMGGYLYFGFPTIQSLGIQSYFWIVTLAALTGILGALLGKLLYRIPQERKKLTTIKKLVAVNVVCGVLFWISIYFWNEHGVGGGKTIITNLLFKDDWASASDILVRIVGPVLMSIAGVAGGLFAPTLAIGATVGSLFSELVWTHNHHLLILCGMIGFLTGFMKTPFTAFILIFEMTDRHSSLFPMMLSAAVAAGVSHMISHHSFYDLVKEDFFHGKNAKNTVE from the coding sequence ATGCCTAAATCAGCCATTCAGTACAAACTGCACAAATTGATCGAGCGCCTTGAATACAAGGAATCCCTGCGAGTGGTCCCTTTTCTTATTGCAAGCTTTGTGGCGGCTGTTACGTCCATCCTCTACACTAAGATTTTTTTCGCGACCGAAGAATTGTCTTTGCACATACTGCATAACACTCATTGGTCGATTTCCTTGCTCGTCACTTTAACGACAATATTTTTAAGCTGGTACATCCCCCACCGTTTGGCAGCCCACGCCAGCGGCAGTGGTATTCCGCAAATGCTCATCGCAAATGAACTTGATCCTTCCAGCGACAGCAGATTGATTCGCTCTCTGATTGGCATTCGCGTGATCTTGGTAAAAATATTTGCATCCATCGTTTGTGTTTTAGGTGGAGGAGCCGTAGGGCAAGAAGGACCCACACTGCAAATCGCTTCGGGAATTTTTTATCGGATCGGGGAAAAATCCACGCGATGGATTGAACAAGCCTCCACCCGCTCATTTATTCTTGCCGGTGGCGCCTCAGGATTAGCGGCAGCATTTAACACGCCATTGGGTGGCATCGTTTACGCGCTTGAGGAACTCAGCAAAGACTATTTCAACAACTTTAAAACCTATGTTCTTTGGTCAGTGATGGTGACCGGTCTGATTGTCCAAACAGTCATGGGTGGATACTTGTACTTTGGCTTTCCCACCATTCAGTCCCTGGGGATACAAAGCTATTTTTGGATCGTGACCTTAGCCGCACTGACTGGAATTTTAGGAGCCCTCTTAGGTAAGCTGCTTTATCGAATCCCTCAAGAGCGCAAAAAACTAACCACCATCAAAAAACTTGTCGCCGTGAATGTCGTTTGCGGCGTGTTGTTTTGGATCAGCATTTATTTCTGGAATGAACACGGCGTCGGCGGCGGTAAAACAATCATCACGAATCTATTATTCAAGGACGACTGGGCCTCGGCTTCCGATATCTTGGTTCGCATCGTGGGACCCGTGTTGATGTCCATCGCCGGAGTTGCTGGTGGACTGTTTGCTCCCACCCTTGCTATTGGAGCCACCGTGGGCTCGTTGTTTTCTGAATTGGTCTGGACACATAACCACCATCTACTGATTTTGTGCGGGATGATTGGATTTCTTACAGGCTTCATGAAGACCCCTTTTACGGCCTTTATCCTTATATTTGAGATGACAGATCGTCACTCCTCCTTGTTTCCTATGATGTTAAGTGCAGCAGTTGCCGCCGGCGTATCTCATATGATAAGTCATCACTCATTCTATGACTTGGTGAAAGAGGACTTCTTTCACGGCAAAAATGCAAAGAACACGGTTGAGTAG
- a CDS encoding HD-GYP domain-containing protein, whose translation MDYVSVRVSTLRGDQKIDFNAYIKINDKMILYLRRGDSFEGDRLKRLKEKQLRKMYILTTEEQLYRGYLDRNLEMAYDNASGKDLQTRVEVIQGAQQSNCEEVFENPESKENYDYAKDAAGKYVSFVMSNAQSVSSIMHMENTDKNLAHHGVTVSTLAIALAQKLGINDIKKTQLLTLGALLHDYGHFLSGMNVNQKVADMNPADKLLWWKHPSEGAAKVRDKQHFDQTVINIIAQHEELIDGSGPLGLREKDTDPLATIVCSANAIDRLITFEGVPKSEAAKKLMLERVGQHPLQHIQLLSDIMKGI comes from the coding sequence ATGGATTATGTCTCAGTCCGCGTGAGTACACTTCGCGGAGACCAAAAAATTGATTTCAACGCCTATATCAAAATTAACGACAAGATGATCCTATACCTACGTCGTGGCGATAGTTTTGAAGGTGATCGCTTGAAGCGCTTGAAGGAAAAGCAACTTCGCAAGATGTACATTTTGACCACAGAGGAACAACTCTATCGTGGTTATTTGGATCGCAATCTTGAGATGGCATACGACAATGCTTCTGGAAAAGATCTGCAAACCCGTGTGGAAGTCATCCAAGGCGCGCAACAATCAAACTGCGAAGAAGTCTTTGAAAATCCAGAAAGCAAAGAAAACTATGACTACGCAAAAGATGCTGCAGGCAAATACGTCAGTTTCGTAATGTCTAATGCGCAATCGGTGTCTTCCATTATGCATATGGAAAACACCGATAAAAACTTAGCCCATCATGGAGTGACGGTATCCACCCTTGCCATCGCCCTGGCGCAAAAACTTGGAATCAACGACATTAAGAAAACTCAACTCTTGACGTTGGGGGCCCTTTTACATGATTACGGGCACTTTTTATCGGGAATGAACGTGAATCAAAAAGTGGCCGACATGAATCCAGCGGATAAGCTTTTATGGTGGAAACATCCCTCCGAGGGCGCAGCCAAAGTTCGCGACAAACAGCACTTTGATCAAACGGTTATCAACATCATCGCCCAACATGAAGAACTTATTGATGGCTCGGGCCCCTTGGGTCTGCGTGAAAAAGACACCGATCCTTTGGCAACCATCGTATGTTCAGCCAACGCCATTGATCGCTTGATCACTTTTGAAGGTGTGCCGAAAAGTGAAGCAGCTAAGAAACTGATGCTAGAGCGCGTGGGGCAACATCCTCTGCAGCATATTCAGCTTCTCAGCGACATCATGAAGGGCATCTAA
- the queG gene encoding tRNA epoxyqueuosine(34) reductase QueG, which produces MDPFLADLGVSHFGWAPLANPLSFDFYRSWIAEGLHGEMNYLAEHAPIKENPQSKWARAESALVFAMPYYPHPEKMANFPLKEARVSMYAQGMDYHFWFKQRMQKLCEELAKVFPDEEFMAFTDSSPLLERDLAKKAALGWVGKNTCVINPKKGSLFFIGEIVTSLKISTEVAPLPDFCGTCTRCMDACPTGALVEPRKMDARKCISYLTIESRQIPEESLREKIGDWFFGCDLCQTVCPWNQKVFKGQLSIEKTLSLSNEKTTALQEELRYILVSSGKKLTKDFFGTPLARAGSFGLKRNAMIVAANKKLKELQPEIEALKEHEKLGELAHWTLRQLQS; this is translated from the coding sequence TTGGATCCTTTCCTTGCTGACTTGGGAGTCTCCCATTTCGGTTGGGCACCGCTTGCGAATCCATTAAGTTTTGACTTTTATCGCAGCTGGATCGCCGAGGGTCTTCATGGTGAAATGAATTATTTGGCAGAGCATGCACCCATTAAGGAAAATCCACAAAGCAAATGGGCCCGGGCAGAGAGCGCCTTGGTATTTGCCATGCCCTATTACCCGCATCCAGAAAAAATGGCGAACTTCCCACTGAAAGAAGCTCGTGTCAGCATGTATGCCCAGGGCATGGACTATCACTTTTGGTTTAAGCAACGCATGCAAAAGCTTTGTGAGGAACTCGCCAAAGTTTTTCCTGACGAAGAATTCATGGCTTTCACCGATAGCTCTCCCTTACTGGAACGCGACCTTGCTAAGAAAGCCGCCTTAGGATGGGTGGGAAAAAATACTTGTGTGATCAACCCTAAAAAAGGGAGTTTGTTTTTTATTGGTGAAATCGTCACTTCATTAAAAATCAGCACCGAAGTGGCCCCGTTGCCTGATTTTTGCGGAACCTGCACTCGCTGTATGGATGCCTGCCCCACGGGGGCGCTGGTAGAACCCAGAAAAATGGATGCTCGTAAGTGCATTTCCTATCTGACAATCGAATCGCGCCAAATCCCAGAGGAATCTTTGCGAGAAAAAATCGGCGATTGGTTTTTTGGATGTGACTTGTGCCAAACCGTCTGCCCGTGGAATCAAAAAGTTTTCAAGGGCCAATTATCCATCGAAAAAACCTTATCGCTATCAAATGAAAAGACCACAGCGTTGCAAGAGGAATTGCGCTATATCCTGGTCAGTTCCGGAAAAAAATTAACGAAAGATTTCTTTGGAACGCCTTTGGCTCGCGCGGGATCGTTTGGTTTAAAACGCAATGCCATGATCGTCGCTGCCAATAAAAAACTAAAAGAGCTTCAACCTGAAATTGAAGCCCTGAAAGAGCACGAAAAATTGGGAGAGTTAGCCCATTGGACTTTAAGGCAACTACAATCCTAA
- a CDS encoding CCA tRNA nucleotidyltransferase → MDQVRTILQSHPHWPAVEAIYHRLAGEGYKAFLAGGCVRDALLGFKANDLDIATDATPETIENLFEKTINVGKVFGVMRVLVGGADIEVATFRNDGNYQDGRRPDHVVFSTPEEDAERRDFTVNALFYDLENHRILDFVNGQVDLKKQILRTVGDPRKRFQEDHLRLLRGARFAAQLDFAVEPNTLAAMTEMASAVKTVSGERLRDEMGKLLKSKNVSLGLRVMQDTGLQSELFPWRAPDVSWTAYPGCEIWQNLSLFLRTAQKFDLEKSIELLRLSTKEKRGIEDAWELWQNPEEFFTQRLGLQIQLLQKPGKQWALEVLMKEGRLEEQILSLFIQRRDLGEELPKPILNGEDLKGKLQGPAIGQCLQEAYFLQLEGTLKERKQALSWLEGYLK, encoded by the coding sequence ATGGATCAAGTTCGCACGATTTTGCAATCTCATCCCCATTGGCCCGCAGTCGAGGCAATCTATCACAGGTTGGCCGGTGAAGGCTATAAAGCCTTTTTAGCAGGGGGATGCGTGCGTGACGCTTTATTGGGGTTTAAAGCCAATGACTTAGACATTGCGACGGATGCAACCCCTGAAACCATCGAGAACCTGTTCGAAAAAACCATCAATGTGGGTAAAGTTTTCGGGGTTATGCGAGTTTTAGTCGGCGGAGCCGATATCGAGGTCGCCACGTTTCGAAATGACGGCAATTATCAGGATGGCCGTAGACCTGATCACGTGGTCTTTTCGACCCCTGAAGAAGACGCTGAACGCCGTGATTTCACAGTGAATGCTTTGTTTTACGATCTGGAAAATCACCGGATTTTGGATTTCGTAAATGGCCAAGTGGACCTTAAAAAACAAATTCTTCGCACCGTGGGCGACCCTAGAAAACGCTTCCAAGAGGATCACTTGCGATTGCTGCGGGGAGCTCGTTTTGCGGCTCAACTGGATTTTGCTGTCGAGCCGAATACTTTGGCCGCTATGACTGAAATGGCCTCGGCGGTAAAAACAGTCAGCGGCGAGCGTCTTCGTGACGAGATGGGGAAGCTTTTAAAATCAAAAAATGTTTCTTTGGGACTTCGTGTGATGCAAGACACGGGGTTGCAGTCTGAACTTTTCCCGTGGCGTGCGCCGGATGTATCGTGGACCGCGTATCCAGGATGCGAGATCTGGCAAAATCTAAGTTTATTTCTGCGTACGGCTCAAAAATTTGATTTGGAAAAATCAATTGAGCTTTTGCGCCTGTCGACCAAAGAAAAGCGGGGCATTGAAGATGCCTGGGAGCTTTGGCAAAATCCGGAAGAGTTCTTTACACAACGTCTTGGACTGCAAATTCAACTTTTGCAAAAACCTGGCAAGCAGTGGGCCCTGGAAGTTCTAATGAAAGAAGGCCGCCTCGAGGAACAAATACTTTCTCTGTTCATTCAGCGCCGTGATTTGGGCGAAGAACTGCCGAAGCCTATTTTAAACGGCGAAGACTTGAAAGGAAAGCTTCAAGGACCCGCGATTGGGCAGTGTCTGCAAGAAGCTTACTTTTTGCAACTTGAAGGAACATTGAAAGAACGCAAACAAGCTCTATCGTGGCTTGAAGGATATTTGAAATGA
- a CDS encoding RDD family protein: protein MIDIYVPSTWRRFFAVLIDQAFLSICYFPFFSAFYNVWFSETDVELNLFQLGMMFLIPALYEAVSLMLISATPGKWLLGLKVVPCNDPSADLDYTQCLLRPLTSRLTFFFSWAIYALAFFRYDRTHLSDWVAETRVIQFKPRNTRTRIRWIVGSFFVLSYAYEGMVYASAVLNQINWQTGKADLRELLMSNGMDNMEFDFDLDEEGE, encoded by the coding sequence ATGATTGATATTTACGTTCCCAGCACGTGGCGAAGGTTTTTTGCAGTTTTAATAGATCAGGCCTTTCTTTCGATCTGCTATTTTCCGTTTTTCTCAGCGTTTTACAACGTTTGGTTCAGCGAAACGGATGTGGAGTTGAACTTGTTCCAACTGGGAATGATGTTCTTAATTCCGGCTTTGTACGAAGCTGTGTCTTTGATGTTGATCTCTGCCACTCCCGGGAAATGGCTGTTAGGTCTTAAGGTTGTGCCTTGCAATGATCCTTCGGCAGATCTTGATTATACCCAGTGTCTGTTGCGTCCCTTAACCAGTCGTCTGACTTTCTTTTTTTCTTGGGCTATCTATGCCTTGGCGTTTTTCAGATACGATCGCACGCACTTATCCGATTGGGTGGCAGAAACACGGGTGATTCAGTTTAAGCCTCGGAACACCCGTACGCGCATCCGCTGGATTGTCGGTTCATTCTTTGTTTTATCCTATGCCTATGAGGGCATGGTGTACGCGTCAGCTGTTTTAAATCAGATCAATTGGCAAACGGGCAAAGCCGATCTTCGCGAGCTTTTGATGTCAAACGGTATGGATAACATGGAGTTTGATTTTGATCTGGACGAAGAGGGAGAGTAA
- a CDS encoding HD-GYP domain-containing protein, with protein sequence MAGGPGKTVDVIIGSPKPGFLETIKTVLKGYYPYILKHFKSVDEIIDATSNTEFQPILALIDGEAGTNITNEWVQTTKMNYPDCHLIVLHSTAPLDFNVVKKNGADEVMHINFDREFISDMVLQLAPIELEGENIPITALMPVDLRDMEPNITLNFDVYAHLPANHRSVILRRTGDVIEDRHVEKFKNMRQQMYVKKTQMKQFFEFARTIMSMRNIPFPISMTEKFHRSKKNIYEFMQQFLNAATGDYSMGKGILEKCKTIINELELNKTLTPPAIYDEVCRYTGNTRSYYHDALCVSAFAAYFAQLLDWPEEKRESAAIAGLLHNIGLSQADFAATEIDITKLSAEAAKDYKYYPERSVNMVKAKKVPINQDIQDAIMQHRENLRGTGFPKGMPGEDISNFGKLLGIAYAFHEATALREGIAAAAPQVAMAAMKEDAVSGKALYDLVMISSIAKKFKPS encoded by the coding sequence ATGGCTGGTGGCCCAGGAAAGACTGTTGATGTGATCATAGGAAGCCCGAAACCGGGTTTCCTTGAGACAATCAAAACGGTCTTGAAAGGCTACTACCCCTATATCCTTAAGCACTTTAAAAGCGTCGATGAGATTATCGACGCGACTTCAAACACTGAATTCCAACCTATCTTAGCTTTGATCGACGGTGAAGCCGGAACGAATATCACCAACGAGTGGGTTCAAACCACTAAGATGAACTATCCCGATTGTCATTTGATCGTTTTGCACTCAACCGCTCCCCTTGATTTTAATGTGGTCAAAAAAAACGGGGCCGACGAAGTGATGCACATCAACTTCGACCGTGAATTTATCTCGGACATGGTTTTGCAATTAGCACCCATCGAGCTTGAGGGCGAAAACATTCCGATCACCGCTTTGATGCCTGTGGATTTGCGCGACATGGAGCCCAACATCACATTGAACTTTGATGTCTATGCGCACTTACCGGCGAATCATCGTTCCGTGATCTTACGTCGCACAGGGGATGTGATTGAAGATCGCCACGTTGAAAAATTTAAAAATATGCGCCAGCAAATGTACGTTAAAAAAACTCAGATGAAGCAGTTCTTTGAGTTTGCAAGAACCATCATGAGCATGCGTAATATTCCATTCCCGATTTCGATGACTGAAAAGTTTCATCGTTCTAAAAAGAATATCTATGAGTTCATGCAACAATTCCTAAATGCTGCCACCGGAGATTACTCCATGGGTAAAGGCATTTTGGAGAAATGCAAAACGATCATCAATGAACTGGAACTGAATAAGACTCTGACTCCCCCGGCGATCTATGATGAAGTTTGTCGCTATACAGGCAACACCCGTTCTTATTATCACGATGCACTTTGTGTGTCGGCATTCGCCGCCTACTTTGCTCAGCTCTTAGATTGGCCCGAGGAAAAGCGGGAATCCGCGGCTATTGCAGGACTTTTGCATAATATTGGATTGTCCCAAGCGGATTTTGCAGCCACGGAAATTGATATCACGAAGCTATCAGCTGAAGCCGCAAAGGATTACAAATACTATCCTGAGCGCTCCGTAAATATGGTGAAGGCCAAAAAAGTTCCCATCAATCAAGACATCCAAGACGCTATCATGCAACATCGTGAAAACTTACGTGGGACTGGCTTTCCCAAAGGAATGCCGGGTGAAGACATTAGCAACTTTGGTAAGTTATTAGGAATTGCCTATGCATTTCACGAAGCCACCGCTTTGCGCGAAGGCATCGCAGCCGCCGCTCCACAAGTCGCCATGGCAGCCATGAAAGAAGACGCCGTCAGCGGCAAAGCCCTGTACGACCTTGTCATGATCAGTTCCATCGCTAAGAAATTCAAACCTTCCTAA
- a CDS encoding chemotaxis protein CheX: protein MSAAPKVDALNPLFDKRLINAFVDGVIKTLQTMGQTKATPGKPFIEPQFVLKGEIAGMVGMVAPPLKGTLLISYGKDSIFHILENMLGEKYTELNKEVSDAVGEMTNMIYGSAKTTLNQMGYNFEMAIPTVISGNFNITQADKGATLVIPFNLPNNSTFYVEITVQ from the coding sequence ATGTCTGCGGCACCTAAAGTGGATGCTTTGAATCCGCTCTTTGACAAACGCCTGATCAATGCGTTCGTGGATGGGGTTATTAAAACTCTTCAAACCATGGGGCAAACGAAGGCAACACCGGGGAAACCGTTCATCGAACCACAGTTCGTACTTAAGGGCGAAATCGCGGGTATGGTTGGTATGGTGGCTCCCCCACTTAAAGGCACTCTTTTGATTTCTTACGGCAAGGATTCCATTTTCCATATTTTAGAGAATATGCTGGGAGAGAAATACACAGAGCTTAACAAAGAAGTTTCCGACGCTGTTGGAGAAATGACGAATATGATTTACGGGTCTGCAAAGACGACGTTGAATCAAATGGGTTATAACTTTGAAATGGCGATCCCGACTGTTATCTCTGGTAATTTTAATATTACCCAGGCGGATAAAGGTGCGACTCTGGTCATTCCTTTCAATCTTCCTAATAACTCTACGTTCTACGTGGAGATCACGGTGCAATAA